Part of the Betaproteobacteria bacterium genome, GATCCGCGCCAATCATCTTACCCGTACTCATCGGGAGCGCCTCCTCAAAAGCGGATTCATCCGGGAAGTGATGAAGGGCTGGTATGTCCCCGCCCGTCCTGACGAACCGGCGGGAGAAAGTACCGCCTGGTACGCCGCATTCTGGGGATTCTGCGAGGACTATCTTAACGAGCGCTTCGGTGAAGAGTGGTGCCTCAGTCCCGAACAATCGTTGGATATTCATATCGGTGACTGGACCGTGCCGAAGCAACTGCTCGTCAGATCGCCGAAAGGCGGAAACAAGCCCACCGAATTGCCATTTGGGACATCCGTTTTTGATATTCGTCTGGAGCTGCCCGCGACACAGGATATCGAAATAAAAAACGAGCTGAGGATCATGACTCTGCCCGTCGCTCTGATTAACAGTGCGCCGAACCAGTTTACCGCGCATCCGATAGAAATGCGTTCAGCATTGGCCATGGTCGCGGATGCTTCAGACGTATTGAGCCACTTACTGGTCGGGGGAAATAGCAAGGTTGCGGGAAGACTCGCCGGGGCCTTCCGCAATATCGGCCGCGGCCGGATTGCCGACAACATCGTGGAGACCATGCGGACCGCAGGCTACACGGTCAATGAAAGCGACCCCTTCGAAGACAAGCCGTCCATCGCCATCGACGCGCGGGAAACATCGCCTTACGTAAACCGCCTGCGCATGATGTGGGGAAAAATGCGGGAACAGGTTCTGCGCAACTTCCCTGCCGCACCCGGACTGACCCGAAATAGAACCGCGTACCTGAAGAAGGTCGGGGAAGTCTATGCCAGCGATGCCTATAATTCTTTATCGATCGAGGGCTACCAGGTCAGCGCGCAACTCATTGAGCGCGTGCGTTCGGGGAACTGGAACCCAGACCGCGTCGTCGGTGATCGTGATCATCTGGACGCGCTCGCTGCGCGTGGGTACTGGCAAGCCTTTCAGAGTGTGAAGAAAAGCATTGGCAAAGTGCTCAACGGCGAAAGCCCGGGACGTATCGTCGAGAACGACCATCGTGTCTGGTACCGGGAACTCTTCGGGCCTGGCGTCACGGCGGGCATTCTCAAACCGTCGGACCTCGCCGGGTACCGGAATTCCCCCGTTTACATTCGCCGGTCCATGCACGTTCCACCCCGCCACCAGGCCGTGCGCGAATTAATGGCCGCTTTCTTTGAACTGCTGCAACAGGAAAAAGAGCCTGCGGTCAGGGCGGTGCTCGGACACTTTGTGTTCGTGTACATACACCCGTATGTCGATGGAAATGGGCGCATAGGCCGTTTCCTGATGAACGTAATGCTGGCATCCGGCGGCTATCCGTGGACTGTCATCCCAGTAGAGAAACGCTATGACTATATGGCCGCGCTGGAATCAGCCAGTGCGGACCAGGACATAAGACCGTTCGCCAAGTTTCTGTCCAATCTGGTTCACAAAACGAAGGCGTAAGGCTCTTTCGTAACCGAACATGATTGCTTGTTGAAGCCGTCCGGCGTCCTCGCGCCGGGCCGGATTGGGGCGCCGGTCCAGATTGGGGCACAATGATCGGA contains:
- a CDS encoding Fic family protein; this translates as MAAHSDKLAESLALLKSIQDRGIVAIRANHLTRTHRERLLKSGFIREVMKGWYVPARPDEPAGESTAWYAAFWGFCEDYLNERFGEEWCLSPEQSLDIHIGDWTVPKQLLVRSPKGGNKPTELPFGTSVFDIRLELPATQDIEIKNELRIMTLPVALINSAPNQFTAHPIEMRSALAMVADASDVLSHLLVGGNSKVAGRLAGAFRNIGRGRIADNIVETMRTAGYTVNESDPFEDKPSIAIDARETSPYVNRLRMMWGKMREQVLRNFPAAPGLTRNRTAYLKKVGEVYASDAYNSLSIEGYQVSAQLIERVRSGNWNPDRVVGDRDHLDALAARGYWQAFQSVKKSIGKVLNGESPGRIVENDHRVWYRELFGPGVTAGILKPSDLAGYRNSPVYIRRSMHVPPRHQAVRELMAAFFELLQQEKEPAVRAVLGHFVFVYIHPYVDGNGRIGRFLMNVMLASGGYPWTVIPVEKRYDYMAALESASADQDIRPFAKFLSNLVHKTKA